The genomic DNA TGTTACGGAATCCAGCAAATGGGGCTGGGTATTGGAGCCTGATGCCAAACGCTTGTTGTCCATCTGCGGTATCGATGTCCCCGGGTTTTCATGGGCCAGGAGTGCGGACGAGGCTATTCGCTTTGCCGAAAAAATCGGTTTCCCGGTGGTGGGCAAACTGGTCTCTCCTGAGGCGCTTCATAAATCGGATGTGGATGGAGTGGTGGTGGGCATTGACAGTGCCAAAAGCCTGGAAAAAACATTTCATCGTTTCAGTTCTTTTAAGGACTTTGCCGGTATGCTGGTTGAGGAAATGGTATGCGGAATTGAGTTAATTGTCGGTGCTAAGGTGGACTATCAGTTCGGGCCGGTCA from Thermodesulfobacteriota bacterium includes the following:
- a CDS encoding acetate--CoA ligase family protein: MLKKELKAIVTESSKWGWVLEPDAKRLLSICGIDVPGFSWARSADEAIRFAEKIGFPVVGKLVSPEALHKSDVDGVVVGIDSAKSLEKTFHRFSSFKDFAGMLVEEMVCGIELIVGAKVDYQFGPVILLGMGGTAVEIYQDTTLRMAPLKEMDVESMLKGLQAHKLLKGYRGSQPVSLEKLSQTLMAFSSLVMNLEGHFESIDLNPVMCSAKRCVVADARIMLQR